The sequence below is a genomic window from Polyangiaceae bacterium.
TTTCACTCTTTTTGGCAGGTGGCGCTGCAGCCGTCGCCGCTTTGGTTGTTGCCGTCGTCGCACTGCTCGGTCTCCACCGGGTTACCGTTGCCGCACTTGTCCACCACCACGTTGAGCACGTACGGGAAGCTGGCGACCGGGGCGCCGGACGCAGCCTGAACGCGCACGTAGTAGGTGCCCGCCGAGAGGTTCGCCACGGCGGCGTGGGCGCACAGACCGGCGCCGGAATCGTCGTCGGAAGCGAGCACCGTGGAGCCGTTGCTCCCGATGATTTCCACGGTGCTGTCCAAGAGCTGCTGGAAGCAGGCGCCGTCGCCGTAGTCGAAGGTGTCCGCGATGATGGAGGTGCCGTTCGACGGAACCGTGACGGCGACCACGTCGATGTCACCAGCGGGGGAAATGGCGGCGTGGAACGGCTGGACCAGGGCGTCAGCGGTGGACGTCGTGCCGTTGGGCTCGGACTCGTCGGATTCGATGGTGCAAGTCGCGCTGCAGCCGTCGTTCGGCAGCTTGTTGCCGTCGTCGCATTCCTCGCCGGGATCCGTGTGGGCGTCGCCGCAGGTGATGGTGCGACTCTCCATGTTCAGGCTGAAGGCGCCGGTGTCCGTCGCATTCACGCCGTCTACGGCCACGTAGTACTTCTGACCAGCTGTGGAGCTGACCTTGACGGTACCCGCGCCGCGGCATGCGAGCTCCGTCCCGGCGCTGCCGCAGCCCGTGCGGACCGAAACCAAGAGCGGCGTGGTGGAGTCCAGCGTCACTTCCAACACGCCGGTGTTCGCGGCGGTGATCTCGTAGACGACCTCGGGGCCGGTGGACTGACCGGATTTGCCGCAGGAGGGATCGAGCTTGGCGGCGTGCCCGCCGTTGTTGCCGAACACCGTGGTGGGGTCGCCCACCGCCGTGGGGGCGGCGCAAGCGTCGGCGCAGGCGGCCGCGCAATCGCTGTCGTCGCAATCCACGTTCTGATCGCCGTCGTTGTCGATGCCGTCGCTGCAGATCTCGCCGGAGCTGGTGCAGCCGCTGGTGTCGAAGGTGCAGCCCGACGTGCAGCTCAGCGTGCCGCCGGAGAAGCCGAGCTTCTGGCAGGTGCGCCCCGCGAAGTCGCTGCCGTCGCAGGCTTCGCCGAGCTCCGCGACGTTGTTGCCGCACTGTCCCGGAGTGCCGCCCGTGCCGCCGGTGCCGCCACCGCCGGTGCCGCCACCGCCCGTGGCGCCGGTGCCGGCGGT
It includes:
- a CDS encoding DUF4215 domain-containing protein, coding for MRTTLFGLAVAGALVGACSSGNNKASPASGGGSGLTGGKDGGTGGSTGGASGDGGTAGGTGATGGTAGTGATGGGGTGGGGTGGTGGTPGQCGNNVAELGEACDGSDFAGRTCQKLGFSGGTLSCTSGCTFDTSGCTSSGEICSDGIDNDGDQNVDCDDSDCAAACADACAAPTAVGDPTTVFGNNGGHAAKLDPSCGKSGQSTGPEVVYEITAANTGVLEVTLDSTTPLLVSVRTGCGSAGTELACRGAGTVKVSSTAGQKYYVAVDGVNATDTGAFSLNMESRTITCGDAHTDPGEECDDGNKLPNDGCSATCTIESDESEPNGTTSTADALVQPFHAAISPAGDIDVVAVTVPSNGTSIIADTFDYGDGACFQQLLDSTVEIIGSNGSTVLASDDDSGAGLCAHAAVANLSAGTYYVRVQAASGAPVASFPYVLNVVVDKCGNGNPVETEQCDDGNNQSGDGCSATCQKE